Genomic segment of Desulfovibrio sp. Huiquan2017:
GGCCCCTTCGCTCGGAAAGCCGGTCCTGGTCATGCGCGAGGTCACAGAGCGTCCCGAGGGCGTGGACGCGGGTTGCAGCCGCCTGGTGGGAACGGATACGGACGATATCATTGCCGGTGTCAGCGAATTGCTGGATAACGTCAACGGGAGTTACGAACGCATGGGCGGGACGCAGAACCCCTATGGGGACGGGCTGGCCGCCGGGCGTATCGCTGCGGTCGTGAACGGCTGTCTGGGTGACGGGGAGGATGCCCCGTGCGCATAGGCATCGTTTCCACGTGGTTCGAACGCGGGGCGGCCTATGTCTCCCGCCAGTATAGAGACCTCCTGCGCAGGCAAGACAACGAGGTCTTCATCTACGCCCGGGGCGGCGAGCGCTATGCCATTGGCGACCCCGAATGGGACACGCCGGATGTGACCTGGGGGGCGGCGGCGCCCGTGAAGGTGGTCACCCCCATCCACAAGCGGGAATTTTTGCGTTGGATTGCCGACAATCGCCTGGACACCGTACTCTTCAATGAACAGTGGTGGCTGCCCCCGGTGGTGTGGGCGCGTGAGGCCGGTTGCAAGACCATCGGCTATGTCGACTATTACACCGAAAGGACCGTGGAGCGGTTTGCCGCCTACGACGGCCTGATCTGCAACACCAGACGGCACCACAGCGTGTTTTCCTGGCACCCCTCCTGCCTCTATCTTCCCTGGGGAACGGACGTTTCGCTGTTTCGCCCGCTCGAGGACGGCGTCCGGAGCGAAAAAGGGCCGGTGTTCTTTCTTTCGGCGGGACTCAATCCCGCCCGCAAAGGGGCCGATCTCGCCCTTCGCGCTTTTGCCCGTCTTACCGGCGAGGCCTTCTTCGTGCTCCATATCCAAAGCGGGGCGTTCGACACGATTCCGGATGTGCGCTCTCTTGCGGATGAGCTGGTGCAGCAGGGCAGGTTAAAGATTTACGATCAGGAGGTCCCCGCGCCGGGGCTTTATCATCTGGGCGATGTCTACGTGTACCCGTCGCGCCTGGACGGCATAGGCCTGACGCAGGCCGAAGCGCTGGCCTGCGGTCTGCCCCTGATCGTTCCGGACAACCCGCCCATGAACGAATTCATTACCCCGGAATCCGGTCTTGCCGTGCCGGTGGATAGGCTCTGGGCCAGGTGGGATGGCTATTACTGGCCCCAGTGTTTGGCCAGCGTCGATGGACTGCAAGTGGCCATGCAGGCGTTTGTCGACGATTTCGCCTCCCTTGCCCAACGCCAGAGGCAGGCCCGCGCCTACGCTGAAGAGCACCTGGATTGGTACAAGAACGGCGCGGGGCTCAATGATTGGCTCGCTTCCCTCAAAAGCCATGAAATCCCGGCTGGGATGTTGCGGGACATCCGCAGGGAGGAGCGAAAAGCGCCTGCTTCGAATTGCGCCCTCCTGAAGCGGTCCACCACATTGTCCCGCCTGCTCAAGCTGAAACGGAACAAGTAGCCGCCGCGGCCCAGGCTAGGATTCCACACCAATCACAGGAAACAAGCGGTACCTTTCAGCATGACCGATACGAAGAAGACACACGGAACGGATGCCCAGGCCCTGGACGGAAACCGTCCTTCCATCGACATTGTCTACTTCACGTTCAACCGGATCGCCTACACACGCCAGACGCTTCCTGCGCTGATAGAAAACGCGCAGGTGCCGTTTGCGCTGACCATCATCGACAACGGGTCCACGGACGGGACCATAGAATATCTGCATGAGATGCGGGCGGCATATCCGGACACGATTCGGGATATCGTACTCAACACGGAGAATAAGGGCCTTGCCGGGCCTACCAACGACTTCTGGATGGGGTCGTCCGCCGAGTTTGTCGGCAAGGTGGACAACGATACCCTGGTCCCAGCGGGCTGGCTGCGGCGAATGCTTGAAGCGCACAAGAAATCCGACA
This window contains:
- a CDS encoding glycosyltransferase, with product MRIGIVSTWFERGAAYVSRQYRDLLRRQDNEVFIYARGGERYAIGDPEWDTPDVTWGAAAPVKVVTPIHKREFLRWIADNRLDTVLFNEQWWLPPVVWAREAGCKTIGYVDYYTERTVERFAAYDGLICNTRRHHSVFSWHPSCLYLPWGTDVSLFRPLEDGVRSEKGPVFFLSAGLNPARKGADLALRAFARLTGEAFFVLHIQSGAFDTIPDVRSLADELVQQGRLKIYDQEVPAPGLYHLGDVYVYPSRLDGIGLTQAEALACGLPLIVPDNPPMNEFITPESGLAVPVDRLWARWDGYYWPQCLASVDGLQVAMQAFVDDFASLAQRQRQARAYAEEHLDWYKNGAGLNDWLASLKSHEIPAGMLRDIRREERKAPASNCALLKRSTTLSRLLKLKRNK